In Oceanobacillus sp. FSL K6-2867, one DNA window encodes the following:
- a CDS encoding prepilin peptidase: MILLLLILLFLLGVLFGSFYNVAGLRLPIKQSFSKINDRSYCPNCRKQLAWYELIPVISYLLQSGKCRGCNSKISLIYPMGEIMTGLLFALSFIRFGMHAELIMAILLVSMLMIIFVADLSYMLIPNKILLFFLPVFIVMRIILPIEPWWSSITGAATGLGLIFIIILLSRGGMGAGDMKLFGVLGIVLGFEKIILTFFLASLLGAVVGMVLMLFKVVKRRQPIPFGPFIVVGALIAYYFGDAMLRVYISFLI, from the coding sequence ATGATTTTACTACTACTCATACTTTTATTTTTACTTGGTGTCCTATTTGGCTCTTTTTACAATGTGGCTGGCCTCCGGTTACCAATTAAACAATCTTTCAGCAAAATAAATGATCGTTCGTATTGCCCTAATTGCAGGAAACAGCTTGCTTGGTACGAACTCATTCCTGTTATATCTTACTTGCTGCAAAGCGGAAAATGCCGTGGCTGTAACAGTAAAATTTCCCTAATCTATCCGATGGGGGAAATAATGACAGGTTTATTATTTGCGCTTAGTTTTATCCGATTTGGTATGCATGCAGAACTAATTATGGCAATTCTATTAGTTTCCATGCTGATGATTATTTTTGTCGCTGATCTTAGCTATATGCTGATACCTAATAAAATTCTGCTTTTTTTCTTGCCTGTATTTATTGTCATGCGAATCATTCTGCCAATTGAGCCTTGGTGGTCTTCCATTACAGGTGCGGCAACTGGATTAGGGCTAATTTTTATTATTATTCTTCTATCCCGGGGTGGGATGGGGGCAGGGGATATGAAGCTATTCGGTGTGTTAGGGATTGTGTTAGGTTTTGAAAAAATAATCCTTACATTCTTTCTTGCTTCTCTTCTAGGTGCAGTTGTCGGAATGGTGCTTATGTTGTTTAAGGTTGTGAAAAGAAGGCAACCTATTCCGTTTGGCCCATTTATTGTTGTTGGTGCACTAATAGCCTACTATTTCGGAGACGCAATGCTTCGGGTGTATATTAGCTTTTTGATCTAA